The proteins below are encoded in one region of Pseudonocardia sp. DSM 110487:
- a CDS encoding dienelactone hydrolase family protein, with product MTEIRTETVPLVDGSALRLTVAEPVSAIRGGIVVLHEARGVTDSVRGIVHGLAADGWLAVAPHLYHRDGADELDGADEEVQQQVDRLEGEQVMADTDTAFGWLAEHGVTPDLMGVIGFDLGGSVALLVAAKRTLGAAITVAGDRVAATPATGLPALVDAAPGLTCPWLGIYGEVNGGGPDPEVIRLRDAAASSQVATDVVVYPRRGHRFDDDPDVAADAWQRTLNWFDSHLR from the coding sequence ATGACCGAGATCCGCACCGAGACCGTCCCTCTGGTCGACGGCAGTGCGCTGCGACTCACCGTCGCAGAACCGGTCAGCGCGATCCGCGGGGGGATCGTGGTGCTGCACGAGGCGCGGGGTGTCACCGACTCGGTACGCGGCATCGTGCACGGCCTCGCCGCGGACGGCTGGCTCGCCGTCGCCCCACATCTCTATCACCGTGACGGTGCCGATGAGCTCGACGGCGCCGACGAGGAGGTTCAGCAACAGGTCGACCGGCTCGAGGGCGAGCAGGTGATGGCCGACACCGACACGGCGTTCGGGTGGCTCGCCGAGCACGGCGTCACCCCCGACCTGATGGGGGTGATCGGGTTCGACCTCGGTGGCTCCGTAGCGCTGCTCGTGGCCGCGAAACGCACGCTCGGTGCCGCCATCACGGTGGCGGGCGACCGGGTGGCCGCGACCCCGGCCACCGGGCTGCCCGCGCTGGTCGACGCCGCCCCCGGCCTCACCTGCCCGTGGCTGGGCATCTACGGCGAGGTCAACGGCGGCGGGCCGGACCCGGAGGTCATCCGGCTGCGGGACGCCGCCGCGTCGTCGCAGGTCGCCACGGACGTCGTCGTCTACCCGCGCCGCGGCCACCGATTCGACGACGACCCGGACGTGGCCGCCGACGCCTGGCAGCGCACCCTCAACTGGTTCGACTCCCACCTGCGCTGA
- a CDS encoding acetoacetate--CoA ligase: MTGAEAPDVLWTPDPDHHGPLAEFTDWVREHRGVDAPDYAALHAWSVDDQAGFWSAVAEFLGVRFHEQPHAVLGRTEMPGAEWFPGATLNYAEHALAPGADADLAVVFAREDGVEREVTRGELRDLVGRARAGLVRAGVGRGDRVVALAPNSVETLVTFLAAASLGAIWSSCSPDFGARAVHDRFAQIEPKVLLAVDGYVYGGKRFDVRSTVQQLREKLPTLAATVLVPYLDETATLDGAVPWAEFTGAPGELAFEPVPFDHPLWVLYSSGTTGLPKGIVHGHGGIVLEHLKALRLQMELGPGERFFWFTTTGWMMWNLLIGSLLVEATVILYDGNPGYPDLGALWRLAERHRVTYFGTSAPFIQASLKAGLRPRDQFDLGGLRALGSTGAPLSAEGFRWVGDAVGEHVQICSVSGGTDVCAAFVGSAPNVPVWLGEISCASLGAAVVAYDEKGQELVDEVGELVITRPMPSMPVMFWNDPDGTRLREAYFDEFPGVWRHGDWVRRTPRGSFVIYGRSDSTLNRGGVRMGTADFYAVVEGFEQVMDSLVIDTTELGARDEGALLCFLVLAEGTSLDDVEPALRRALRTELSPRHVPDRFVVVEAIPRTLNGKKCEVPVKKILAGTPPERAVSRGALQNPDALGPFLALATGGS, translated from the coding sequence ATGACCGGCGCCGAGGCCCCCGACGTCCTGTGGACCCCCGACCCCGACCACCACGGTCCGCTGGCCGAGTTCACCGACTGGGTGCGCGAGCACCGAGGCGTCGACGCTCCCGACTACGCCGCGCTGCACGCCTGGTCGGTGGACGACCAGGCCGGATTCTGGTCGGCGGTGGCCGAGTTCCTCGGCGTCCGGTTCCACGAGCAGCCGCATGCCGTGCTCGGCCGCACCGAGATGCCGGGTGCCGAGTGGTTCCCCGGGGCCACGCTGAACTACGCCGAGCACGCACTCGCGCCCGGCGCCGACGCCGATCTCGCGGTCGTCTTCGCCCGGGAGGACGGTGTCGAGCGCGAGGTGACGCGCGGAGAGCTGCGCGACCTCGTCGGCCGTGCGCGCGCCGGGCTCGTGCGCGCCGGGGTCGGCCGGGGTGACCGCGTCGTCGCGCTGGCGCCCAACAGCGTCGAAACCCTCGTCACGTTCCTGGCCGCGGCCAGCCTCGGCGCCATCTGGTCGTCCTGCTCGCCGGACTTCGGGGCCAGGGCGGTGCACGACCGGTTCGCGCAGATCGAGCCGAAGGTCCTGCTGGCCGTCGACGGCTACGTCTACGGAGGCAAGCGGTTCGACGTCCGGAGCACCGTGCAGCAGCTGCGGGAGAAGCTGCCCACCCTCGCCGCCACCGTGCTGGTGCCGTACCTGGACGAGACCGCCACGCTCGACGGCGCCGTCCCGTGGGCCGAGTTCACCGGTGCCCCGGGTGAGCTCGCGTTCGAACCGGTGCCGTTCGACCACCCGCTGTGGGTGCTCTACTCGTCCGGCACGACCGGCCTGCCGAAGGGCATCGTGCACGGCCACGGCGGCATCGTGCTGGAGCACCTCAAGGCGCTCCGGTTGCAGATGGAGCTCGGGCCGGGGGAGCGGTTCTTCTGGTTCACCACCACCGGCTGGATGATGTGGAACCTCCTCATCGGCAGCCTTCTCGTCGAAGCGACAGTGATCCTCTACGACGGCAACCCCGGCTACCCCGACCTCGGCGCGCTGTGGCGGCTCGCCGAGCGGCACCGGGTCACGTACTTCGGCACGTCCGCCCCGTTCATCCAGGCGAGCCTCAAGGCCGGGCTGCGCCCCCGCGACCAGTTCGACCTGGGCGGGCTGCGCGCCCTCGGCTCAACGGGCGCCCCGCTGTCCGCCGAGGGGTTCCGCTGGGTCGGCGACGCTGTCGGCGAGCACGTGCAGATCTGCTCGGTGTCCGGCGGCACCGACGTGTGCGCCGCGTTCGTGGGCTCCGCGCCGAACGTGCCGGTGTGGCTGGGTGAGATCAGCTGTGCCTCGCTCGGGGCCGCCGTCGTCGCCTACGACGAGAAGGGGCAGGAGCTCGTCGACGAGGTCGGGGAGCTCGTGATCACCCGGCCGATGCCGTCGATGCCGGTGATGTTCTGGAACGACCCCGACGGCACCCGGCTGCGCGAGGCGTACTTCGACGAGTTCCCCGGCGTGTGGCGGCACGGTGACTGGGTGCGCCGCACGCCGCGCGGGTCGTTCGTCATCTACGGACGCAGCGACTCCACGCTCAACCGCGGCGGCGTGCGGATGGGCACGGCCGACTTCTACGCCGTGGTCGAGGGCTTCGAGCAGGTCATGGACTCGCTGGTGATCGACACCACCGAGCTCGGCGCCCGCGACGAAGGAGCCCTGCTCTGCTTCCTCGTCCTCGCAGAAGGAACCTCGCTCGACGACGTGGAGCCCGCCCTGCGCCGTGCCCTGCGCACCGAGCTGTCGCCCCGCCACGTCCCGGACCGGTTCGTGGTGGTCGAGGCGATCCCCCGCACGCTCAACGGGAAGAAGTGCGAGGTACCGGTCAAGAAGATCCTCGCCGGCACGCCACCGGAGCGCGCCGTGAGCCGCGGCGCCCTCCAGAACCCGGACGCCCTCGGCCCCTTCCTCGCCCTCGCGACCGGGGGGTCGTGA
- a CDS encoding 26S protease regulatory subunit, with protein sequence MPDDPLLTTLLAAVAAAPADVPLRLHVAELLIERDRPGDALQHCSHVLATEPSNASAVAMLERITALMTQPAEPGPAPAEGFDWRHAEEQVADIPALSIEEPATPSPTVEDIERPSVRLADVGGMEQVKQRLEIAFLGPMRNPALAKAFGKSLSGGLLLYGPPGCGKTFIGRAVAGELGANFFNVGIADVLDIYTGSSERNLAGIFAAARRNAPCVLFLDEIDALGQKRAHLSHDSSMRNTVNQLLSEMDSLGGDNEGVFVLGATNHPWDIDSALRRPGRFDRMLLVLPPDAPARAAILRYHLRDRPTSGIDVDRLVAATEHYSGADLAHVCTTAAERALAASMQAQRLQPLTTADLVAALGEVRPSTGPWFATARNVVMFANTDGGYDDLAAYLRKHRKL encoded by the coding sequence ATGCCTGACGACCCGCTCCTCACCACCCTGCTCGCTGCCGTCGCGGCCGCCCCGGCCGACGTCCCGCTGCGCCTCCACGTCGCCGAGCTCCTCATCGAACGGGATCGGCCGGGCGATGCTCTCCAACACTGCAGCCACGTGCTCGCCACGGAGCCGTCGAACGCGAGCGCGGTCGCGATGCTGGAACGCATCACGGCGCTCATGACCCAACCGGCCGAGCCCGGCCCGGCGCCCGCCGAAGGTTTCGACTGGCGGCACGCCGAGGAGCAGGTGGCCGACATCCCCGCCCTGTCCATCGAGGAGCCCGCCACCCCGTCACCGACCGTCGAGGACATCGAACGGCCGTCCGTGCGTCTTGCGGACGTCGGCGGTATGGAGCAGGTCAAGCAGCGCCTCGAGATCGCGTTCCTGGGCCCGATGCGCAACCCGGCGCTGGCCAAGGCCTTTGGCAAGAGCCTCTCCGGCGGGCTGCTGCTCTACGGCCCGCCCGGATGCGGCAAGACCTTCATCGGACGCGCGGTCGCAGGCGAGCTGGGCGCCAACTTCTTCAACGTCGGCATCGCCGATGTGCTCGACATCTACACCGGGTCCAGCGAGCGCAACCTGGCGGGGATCTTCGCCGCGGCCCGGCGCAACGCCCCCTGCGTGCTCTTCCTCGACGAGATCGACGCGCTCGGCCAGAAGCGCGCCCACCTGAGCCACGACAGCAGCATGCGCAACACGGTCAACCAGCTGCTGAGCGAGATGGACTCGCTCGGCGGCGACAACGAGGGCGTCTTCGTCCTCGGCGCCACCAACCACCCGTGGGACATCGACAGCGCGCTGCGCAGACCCGGACGGTTCGACCGCATGCTGCTGGTGCTCCCACCCGACGCTCCCGCACGAGCCGCGATCCTGCGCTACCACCTGCGGGACCGGCCGACCTCCGGCATCGACGTCGACCGGCTCGTCGCCGCGACGGAGCACTACTCCGGGGCCGACCTGGCCCACGTCTGCACCACGGCCGCCGAACGGGCACTGGCCGCGTCGATGCAGGCCCAGCGGCTGCAGCCGCTGACCACCGCCGACCTCGTCGCCGCGCTGGGCGAGGTGCGCCCCAGCACCGGCCCATGGTTCGCCACCGCGCGCAACGTCGTCATGTTCGCCAACACCGACGGCGGCTACGACGACCTCGCCGCCTACCTGCGCAAGCACCGCAAGCTGTGA
- a CDS encoding tetratricopeptide repeat protein, protein MSAEQAAQRVEHLRGLGRLDDAERVAREALAAEPEDPGLLAELSATLLAADRYEEGLAAAAAALAGDPDHEWAYLLYTTHLSWMGRHDEAVERSERTVARDPESGVAHAHHAFVLNRAGHHERALPVGRQAVELEPEDPDHHVLVGDIAADLKKWRIARQAYHEALRIDPTHFSARHNLAMLDSAMLRIGPALHGLVEAGSMDPGEPAVAQNLTALMWRHLLVHLAALGLAATAVLIFGGLGTPGLVVRILAGLSVLDVITFAWWATRALRSANRTAVLAIARTEPGYRLTLAAIGLGLLLQLGAAITGLGWFSLGVLIMLGVLGAVFIRFVARTPNDEPEAQAPPG, encoded by the coding sequence GTGAGCGCAGAGCAGGCGGCGCAGCGGGTGGAGCACCTGCGCGGGCTCGGCCGGCTCGACGACGCCGAGCGGGTGGCACGGGAAGCCCTCGCCGCCGAACCGGAAGACCCTGGCCTCCTCGCCGAGCTGTCGGCCACCCTGCTCGCGGCCGACCGCTACGAAGAAGGGCTGGCCGCCGCCGCGGCCGCACTCGCCGGTGACCCCGACCACGAGTGGGCGTACCTGCTCTACACCACCCACCTCTCCTGGATGGGCCGGCACGACGAGGCCGTGGAGCGGTCCGAACGGACCGTGGCGCGCGACCCCGAATCCGGGGTGGCCCACGCTCACCACGCGTTCGTGCTGAATCGGGCCGGTCACCACGAGCGGGCCCTTCCCGTCGGGCGACAGGCGGTCGAGCTCGAACCGGAAGACCCCGATCACCACGTCCTCGTCGGAGACATCGCCGCGGATCTCAAGAAATGGCGCATCGCGCGGCAGGCATACCACGAAGCCCTCCGCATCGACCCGACCCACTTCAGCGCGCGCCACAACCTCGCCATGCTCGACTCGGCCATGTTGCGGATCGGCCCTGCCCTGCACGGGCTGGTCGAGGCCGGTTCGATGGACCCGGGTGAGCCGGCGGTTGCGCAGAACCTGACTGCGCTGATGTGGCGCCACCTGCTGGTCCACCTGGCGGCGCTGGGCCTGGCCGCGACGGCCGTCCTCATCTTCGGCGGCCTCGGCACCCCGGGACTGGTGGTCCGCATCCTCGCGGGTCTGTCGGTCCTCGATGTCATCACGTTCGCGTGGTGGGCGACCCGAGCGCTCCGCTCCGCGAACCGGACCGCCGTCCTCGCGATCGCCCGCACCGAACCCGGCTACCGACTCACGCTCGCAGCGATCGGCCTGGGCCTGCTGCTCCAGCTGGGCGCCGCGATCACCGGCCTCGGCTGGTTCTCGCTGGGCGTGCTGATCATGCTCGGCGTGCTCGGCGCCGTCTTCATCAGGTTCGTCGCCCGGACCCCGAATGACGAGCCGGAGGCGCAGGCCCCACCGGGCTGA